From a region of the uncultured Methanobrevibacter sp. genome:
- a CDS encoding DUF192 domain-containing protein — MILNKTTNELINIKITYANKFFKRFKGLMGKKDIDFAILFLNFKDSSIHTHFMRFEIDVYFLDKNKVVFEKTSLKPWKYYKPEKQARYILETKKDLLKIRIGDELDFI; from the coding sequence ATGATTTTAAATAAAACAACCAATGAATTAATTAATATCAAAATAACATATGCAAATAAATTTTTCAAGCGATTTAAAGGATTGATGGGGAAAAAAGATATTGACTTTGCAATATTGTTCTTAAACTTTAAAGACTCTTCAATACACACCCATTTCATGAGATTTGAAATTGACGTATATTTTTTAGACAAAAATAAAGTGGTATTTGAAAAAACAAGTCTAAAACCTTGGAAATATTATAAACCTGAAAAACAAGCAAGATATATTTTAGAAACAAAAAAAGATTTGTTAAAAATAAGAATAGGAGATGAACTAGATTTTATCTAG